The Chitinophagales bacterium genome includes a region encoding these proteins:
- a CDS encoding type IX secretion system membrane protein PorP/SprF: MYRNQWTGIDGSLQTTTVSIHSPFKKEHSAMGFFLVNDRLGVTNQTWFDVSYAYRVPLGKGVKLSIGINAGILWYKSNLSELNPLEQQDPVFQENVSRILPCRSRTIYLSQVFLCRSECT; encoded by the coding sequence CTGTATAGAAACCAGTGGACAGGCATAGATGGAAGCCTACAGACAACGACAGTGAGTATTCACTCACCGTTTAAGAAAGAACACTCAGCCATGGGCTTTTTCTTAGTGAACGACAGACTAGGTGTAACGAACCAAACATGGTTTGATGTAAGTTACGCATACCGAGTACCACTAGGCAAAGGCGTAAAGTTAAGCATTGGTATCAATGCAGGTATACTATGGTATAAGAGCAACTTATCGGAGTTAAATCCATTGGAACAACAAGATCCAGTATTCCAAGAGAATGTAAGTAGAATACTTCCATGTAGGAGCAGGACTATATATCTATCACAAGTATTTTTATGTAGGAGCGAGTGTACCTAA
- a CDS encoding gliding motility-associated C-terminal domain-containing protein, whose product MNTDGTITYTPQVDYRGVDSFQYVICDPDGNDTAWVFIEIESCIIPNAISPNGDGINDTWYIPCIEESVDVVLCVYNRWGIEVYRNEAYSNLSGWDGEYKGATTTVMVLTTMC is encoded by the coding sequence ATGAATACAGACGGCACGATAACCTATACACCACAGGTAGACTACAGAGGAGTAGACAGCTTCCAGTATGTAATCTGCGATCCGGATGGTAACGATACAGCATGGGTATTTATAGAGATAGAAAGCTGTATCATACCAAATGCGATCTCACCAAACGGAGATGGTATCAACGATACTTGGTACATACCATGTATAGAAGAGTCAGTAGATGTAGTGTTATGCGTTTACAACCGATGGGGCATAGAGGTGTATAGAAACGAGGCATATAGCAACTTGTCCGGCTGGGATGGCGAGTACAAAGGAGCCACTACTACCGTGATGGTACTTACTACTATGTGTTGA
- a CDS encoding OmpA family protein, which yields MEMFPYVDKDNNLYFASDGHGGLGGLDIFRTKVDAKTDKVGKIRNIGAPINSSYDDFGLVYGEDKSTGYFTSNREGGHGLDDIYSFEDDGIYLEGIVVDAQTGEPICESKVKMIAKTTSSEEGRTETECDGEFEFGVIKNMDYCFEASAEGYASNNSVCATTKGVEPGGTVFVKIPLEKSKEYAMSITVLGKSLESLNIPNTTTPESIENIDNKTPENTHPLAGAKILLSSKCEGWTKALVADENGKICEIVRCDCDYIVVANKEGYLPGYTEVIKDDGDCKIDMRCGVNPKEVEVILDPIPGGMIDTDGDGIPDSYPDGTTGPSIVLKDIYYDFDKWYIREESEGDLNKLLSFMQENPSVIVEIGSHTDSRAPYDYNIKLSQRRAQSVVNWLIARGIQKNRLQAKGYGETQPVNGCTDGVPCSEYEHQRNRRTEFRIVGGGYDFKSLQRFDMQVNPCRDCPF from the coding sequence ATGGAGATGTTTCCGTATGTAGATAAAGATAATAACCTATATTTTGCTAGTGATGGACATGGCGGATTAGGCGGTCTAGACATCTTTAGAACGAAAGTAGACGCAAAGACAGACAAAGTAGGTAAGATAAGAAACATAGGAGCACCAATCAACAGTTCGTATGATGACTTTGGCTTGGTGTATGGCGAAGACAAAAGCACAGGATACTTTACATCGAACAGAGAAGGTGGACATGGCTTAGATGACATTTATAGCTTTGAGGATGATGGCATATATTTAGAAGGAATAGTAGTAGATGCACAAACAGGCGAGCCGATATGTGAGAGTAAAGTAAAGATGATTGCCAAAACTACGAGCAGTGAAGAAGGAAGAACAGAAACGGAATGTGATGGAGAGTTTGAGTTTGGAGTGATTAAGAATATGGATTACTGTTTTGAGGCGAGTGCAGAAGGCTATGCTAGCAACAACAGTGTATGTGCTACCACTAAAGGCGTAGAGCCAGGCGGCACAGTGTTTGTAAAAATACCATTAGAGAAGAGCAAAGAGTATGCAATGAGCATCACGGTACTAGGTAAGAGCTTAGAGAGCTTAAACATACCAAATACTACGACACCAGAAAGCATAGAAAACATAGACAACAAAACACCAGAGAACACCCATCCACTGGCAGGAGCGAAGATACTATTGTCTAGCAAGTGTGAAGGATGGACAAAAGCACTAGTAGCAGATGAGAATGGTAAGATATGCGAGATAGTAAGATGCGACTGTGATTACATAGTAGTAGCCAACAAAGAAGGATACCTACCAGGTTACACAGAAGTAATCAAAGATGATGGCGATTGTAAGATAGACATGAGATGTGGTGTTAATCCAAAAGAAGTAGAAGTAATACTAGATCCAATACCAGGTGGCATGATAGACACAGATGGCGATGGCATACCAGACAGCTATCCAGATGGAACAACAGGACCATCAATCGTGTTAAAAGACATATACTATGACTTTGACAAGTGGTACATAAGAGAAGAGAGTGAAGGCGACTTAAACAAGTTACTCAGCTTCATGCAAGAGAACCCAAGTGTGATAGTAGAAATTGGCTCACATACCGACTCAAGAGCACCGTATGATTATAACATCAAGCTATCGCAACGCAGAGCACAGAGTGTAGTGAACTGGTTAATAGCAAGAGGCATACAAAAAAACAGACTACAAGCCAAAGGATACGGCGAAACACAACCAGTGAACGGCTGTACCGATGGTGTACCATGTAGCGAGTACGAACACCAAAGAAACAGAAGAACAGAGTTTAGAATAGTAGGTGGTGGCTACGACTTCAAATCACTACAAAGATTTGATATGCAAGTCAACCCATGTAGAGACTGCCCATTCTAA
- a CDS encoding type IX secretion system membrane protein PorP/SprF produces MHFLEVWPTKQLLIGFAYDYTLTKLGDYNNGSYEVILGYDFGFEKKKVITPRYF; encoded by the coding sequence ATGCACTTTTTAGAGGTATGGCCAACCAAACAACTGTTAATAGGCTTTGCCTATGATTATACACTAACCAAACTCGGAGATTATAACAATGGTAGTTATGAAGTGATACTAGGCTATGACTTTGGCTTTGAGAAGAAAAAAGTAATCACACCAAGATATTTTTAA
- a CDS encoding type IX secretion system membrane protein PorP/SprF: protein MALLLLLLQAGVVYGQQEPQYTQFMYNKLPINAGYTGSREVLSISKTV from the coding sequence ATGGCGTTGCTACTGTTACTATTACAAGCAGGAGTGGTATACGGACAACAAGAACCACAGTACACGCAGTTCATGTATAACAAGTTGCCAATCAACGCAGGTTACACAGGTTCTAGAGAGGTGCTAAGCATTAGTAAGACTGTATAG
- a CDS encoding type IX secretion system membrane protein PorP/SprF: MYHKYFYVGASVPNFIKGDLYNKDQVDALAQSSQGSFTSASRTPHFFALAGGVIPAGKVLKIRPQIMYKYIASAEQKIPHEFDFNLSLLIYDRVNIGEPIELPFTTRRQD, encoded by the coding sequence ATCTATCACAAGTATTTTTATGTAGGAGCGAGTGTACCTAACTTTATCAAAGGCGACTTGTACAACAAAGACCAAGTAGACGCACTAGCACAGAGTTCACAAGGTAGCTTTACAAGTGCAAGCAGAACACCACACTTTTTTGCACTAGCAGGAGGTGTAATACCAGCAGGTAAGGTACTTAAAATCAGACCACAGATAATGTACAAATACATAGCTAGTGCAGAGCAAAAGATACCACATGAGTTTGACTTTAACTTAAGCTTACTCATTTACGATAGAGTAAACATAGGCGAACCTATAGAACTGCCTTTCACAACAAGAAGACAGGACTAA